The following is a genomic window from Clostridium fungisolvens.
GAGCCTATAATAAGCAAAAAGAATGTTAGATACGTAGGAAGCTTTACTGATAAAGATAAGGCATATAAACTTGCTAAAGAGTTATATGATAAAGATTGCGATATAATATTTCACGCTGCAGGAACTGCAGGAGAAGGAGTTTTTAAAGCTGCAAAAGAAACCAAGAAGTTTGCAATAGGTGTTGATACAGACCAAGGTGAGATATATGAAAAATACACTGATGTAATTTTGTCTTCAATGGTGAAAAATCTAGATAAGGTTGCATATCAGGCTTGCCAAGAAACTATAGAAGGAAAATTTAGAGGCGGGGAAAATAATGTTGTAAAGCTAGGATTATCTGGTGGAGGGATAGAAGTGGCTAAATCTACCTCTAACAATACCCCTAAGGAAATAATAGAACTTGTAGAAAAATATAAAGCAGAAATAATAAGTGGCAAGTTCAAGGTTCCTACTAGAACTGAAGAAGCAAGAGAATTTAATCCTCCTCTTATACAATGATAATTGTTGTAAGATTAAAACTCTAATATATTGATTTAAGTTAAAATTTTTATGGATGAACCACTTCATGTTAAATTTATATTTTCAAATTCTCTTCTCAAAGCCTAGAAGAGTTTTAAAAATAAATTTCGGATTGAAGTGTTTCATCCTTAAATATACATAAACCAGTTCCAAATAAAATCTAAATTAATAATTAAGTTACCATTAGTGGTTAAAATAGCTTTTAATATGAGGTAGTTTATTTTTAGAGTACAAAAAGAATTAAAGTGATATACCTTTAATTTATAAAGATATATCACTTTAATAAAAATAAACTACTTTAAAACCTTACACTTGTTATTTTTATGATTTTAAAATAGAATAAAATTATAGGATTTTTAGTTTGGATATGGCTATTAATTGGTTGGAAATACTAATTTTAGGGATGTTTTAACTTTAGAGCCCTTTAATATATGAAATGATGAAGAGGTATTTATATGGGGATGGAGTTATCGTTTAAATTAACCCAAGAACAAAGATTAATTTTAACTCAAAAAATGCAGCTTTCAATAAAAATACTTCAAATGTCCAATATAGATTTAGTTCAGTATATTGAAAGAGAGTATTCGGAAAATCCTGTTCTTGAAGCTGAGTATAATAATAATTATCAGGAAAAAGCTGAAATTAATGATAGGATAGATTACAAAGAAATCATAAAGTATTTGGAATTTGATAACTATGGTGCTCAATCTTCTTCAAGTTATGATGAAGAAGTATCACCATTTATGTTTATTTCTTCTAAAAAATCATTAAAAGATCATCTTCATGAACAAGTCTTAATTTTAGATATAGATGAATATATGAAAAATATATGTGATTATATTATTGAAAGTATAGACAGCAAGGGATACTTAGATATAAGTTTAGAAGCTTTGAGCAACGAAATAAATATATCCGATGACTTAGCAGAAGATGCACTTTATATAGTGCAGAATTTAGATCCTGTTGGTATAGGTGCAAGAGACCTAAAGGAATGTCTTAAAATCCAGCTTATGCATAAAGGTATATTAGATGAAGTCTTAGAAGTGATTGTAAACGAACACTTAGAGGATATTGCTGAAAATAAATACAATAATATAGCAAAGAAACTTGGAATAAGTGTACAAGATTCTCAGGAGTATGGAGATCTTATTAAAACTTTGGAACCTAAACCTTCAAGAGGGTTTTATACAGGTGATGAAGAAAAGTTTATAATACCAGATGCTGAGATAAGAAAATTAAATGATGAGTTCATAATTATTATGAATGAAAGAGTTTTGCCTAGCCTCACAATCAATCCTTTATACAAGGAGATTATTTCACAAAGTAAAGATAAGGATGCTGAGAGCTATGTAAAAGATAAGATAGATAGTGCTATGTTTTTAATTAAGAGTATTGAGCAAAGAAAAAGTACTTTGCATAAAGTTTTGGAACGTATAGTTGATAAACAAAAGGAATACTTTGAAAAGGGTGAACAATACTTAAGACCAATGACTTTAAAAGAAATAGCTGAAGAATTAGATATACATGAATCAACTGTAAGTAGAGCAATTAAAGAAAAGTATATTTTAATTTCTAGGGGGACTATAAAAATAAAAGATATGTTCACTACTGGAATACAAGCACAAGGTTCAGGAGAAGACTTAGCAGTAATAAATATAAAGAATGCAATTAAAGAGTTAGTGGATGCAGAAGATAAAAGGAAACCACTTTCAGACCAAGCTATATGTGATGAACTGAATAAGAAAGAAATGAATATTTCCAGAAGAACTGTAGCAAAATATAGAGAGGAAATTGGTATAAAGTCTTCGAGTAAAAGAAAGAGATTTTAATTTACATAAAATAGAATGATTTAAATATATTAAAGTAACTACTTTAATGCCAAAATGGAAATGGATAGTTTATTTAAGTGTGGAATGCTATTCTATCTATGGTTTTAAAGTAGTTATTAATTTGATACTTTTTGGTAAATATTTTCTAAATCAACTTTTAAAATATGGAATGTTGGTTTATAATATTATTTGTGGGACATAAAAGTATTTAGTGGGACGTTGAAGGGCCAAAGGAGTGTTTTTCTTGCAAGAAATATTGAAGCTACAAAAAAAGATAGTGCCTGAACTAGTGGAGCTACTTGAGAAAAGATATAGCATCTTAAGAGCTATATATTACAATCAACCAATAGGAAGAAGAATATTAGCTAACATGTTAAGTTTAGGAGAAAGAATAGTAAGAACAGAGATAAATTTTTTAAAGTCTCAAGGATTGATAGAAATAAATACTCCAGGTATGACAGTAACAAAAGATGGAGAAGAAATCTTGGAAAACTTAAAAGGTTTTATTCATGAAATAAAAGGATTGTCAGATGTAGAAGAGTTCATTAGAAAGTCTCTTGGAACAAAAAAAGTAATAGTAGTTCCTGGAGATATGGATATTGATAATTCAATAATAAAAGAACTAGGAAAAGCAGCTGCTAATTATGCTAAATCCATCATAAAGAGTGGAAACATAATAGCTATTACTGGAGGAAGTACAATAAAAGAAGTTATAGATAATTTTCCTAAGATGAGTAATATTCACAATGCAATGGTGGTTCCAGCTCGAGGCGGTATGGGGAAAAAAGTTGAAACTCAGGCAAATACACTTGCTGCTAGGCTGGCGGAAAAATTAAATGGAAGCTATAAGATGCTTCATGTTCCAGAGAATTTAAGTGAAGAAATATTAGAAACTATTATTCAAGAAAAAGAGATAAAGGACGTAATTGATACCATTCATAAAGCTGATGTACTGGTATATGGTATTGGTAGAGCGGACAAAATGGCACTAAAAAGAGGTTTATCACAGGAACAATTTGATAGACTAACAAGCTTAGGAGCTGTAGGTGAAGCTTTTGGATTTTATTTTGATAAACAGGCTAAGGTTATAAGTGTAAATCAAACCTTAGGGATAAATATAAATGATGTAAATAAAATATCTACTCATATTGCAGTGGCAGGTGGGAAGAATAAAGTAGAGGCCATCCTTGCTACCGAATTAAACAAAAGCAACGGTGTTCTGATTACAGACGAAGGTGCTGCAATGAAGATTATAGAATATTTAAGTGGAAGTAATAACCAGGAATAAAATAAAACTATTTAAAAAAACTATAGTAGTATATTTAGCTAGTTAAGGTGTTTGTGATATAGGGATATTTTTTAGCAATTTAGATTGTATGGAGTTACAATATTTGATTAATAGTGATAATAATTTAATATATGGTTTAATTTATAACAAATTTACCATTAAAATCGCAATCTTTCCTTAAATAAAGTAAAATTTACAGTTTTTTTTAAAAATACTATTTAAAAATTCCTTTAAATAATCTATAATAGACATGTGGGACGAAATAATATTCACTGGGAGCATTAATGACCAGCTTATTGTTTTGATCAAACTAGTAACTGTAAAAAAGTTATAAAGTATTTTTACAAATATTTTAAATAAAAAAATTATATCTTTTAGGAGGTACTTTCAATGGCAAATATTAAAGTAGCAATTAATGGGTTTGGACGTATTGGACGTCTTGCATTCAGACAAATGTTCGGTGCAGAAGGATATGATGTTGTTGCAATCAACGACTTAACAGATCCTAAGATGTTAGCACACTTATTAAAATATGACTCATCTCAAGGTAGATATGATGGAACAGTAGAAGTTAAAGAATCTTCTATAGTTGTAAATGGAAAAGAAATTCAAATATATGCAAAAGCTGATGCTGCAACACTTCCTTGGGGAGAAATCGGAGTAGACGTAGTACTTGAATGTACTGGTTTCTATGTATCAAAAGCTAAATCTCAAGCACACATCACTGCAGGTGCTAAGAAAGTTGTTATATCAGCTCCAGCTGGTAACGATCTTCCAACAGTTGTTTACAATGTAAACCATGATATATTAACTGCTGATGATCATATAATTTCAGCTGCATCATGTACAACTAACTGCTTAGCTCCAATGGCTAAAGCACTTAACGATTATGCAACAATTCAATCTGGTATAATGTCAACAATCCATGCTTACACTGGAGATCAAATGGTATTAGATGGACCACACAGAGGTGGAGACTTCAGACGTGCTAGAGCTGCTGCTGTAAACATAGTTCCTAACTCAACTGGTGCTGCTAAAGCTATAGGATTAGTTATTCCAGAATTAAACGGAAAATTAATCGGTTCTGCACAAAGAGTTCCAGTTCCAACTGGTTCAACTACAATATTAACTTCAGTTGTTAAAGGAAAAGACGTTACAGTTGAAGGAATCAATGCTGCTATGAAAGCTGCTTCAAACGAATCATTCGGATACACTGAAGAACAATTAGTTTCTTCTGATATCGTTGGAATGAGATTTGGTTCATTATTTGATGCAACTCAAACTATGGTTTCAAAAATCGGAGAAGATTTATACCAAGTTCAAACTGTTGCATGGTATGACAACGAAAACTCATACACTAGCCAAATGGTTAGAACTATAAAGCACTTCGCTAACTTCTTAAAGTAATTTTAAGTATTTAGTTAAAAGTATTTAAACATCAAAAATAGGTCTGGTTTTGTAGTTATGGCTATAAGGCCAGACCTTTTTAAATTATAAAATTAAGAGGTGAAAATCCATGAGTTTCAATAAGAAAACAATTGAAGATATCGAAGTTAAAGGTAAAAGAGTATTAGTAAGATGTGATTTTAACGTTCCACTAAAAGATGGCGTTATAACAGATGAAAACAGATTAGTTGGAGCACTTCCAACAATAAAATATTTAATAGAAAATGGTGCAAAGGTTATACTTTGCTCACATTTAGGAAAAGATGCTTCTAAGTCATTAGCTCCAGTTGCTACAAGATTAAGCGAAATGCTAGACAAAGAAGTTGTTTTTGCTGCTGATGAACAAGTAGTTGGCGAAAATGCTAAAAAAGCTGTAGCAGAAATGAAAGAAGGAGACGTTGTTCTTCTTGAAAACACTAGATTCAGAAAAGAAGAAAGCAAAAACGGAGAAGAATTATCAAAGGAATTAGCTAGCCTTTGTGATGTATATGTTAATGATGCTTTCGGAACTGCTCATAGAGCACACTCATCAACTGAAGGAGTTACTAAGTTTGTAGATACAGCTGTATGTGGATACTTAATTCAAAAAGAATTAAAGTTCTTAGGAGAAGCTGTAAACAATCCAGTTAG
Proteins encoded in this region:
- the rpoN gene encoding RNA polymerase factor sigma-54: MELSFKLTQEQRLILTQKMQLSIKILQMSNIDLVQYIEREYSENPVLEAEYNNNYQEKAEINDRIDYKEIIKYLEFDNYGAQSSSSYDEEVSPFMFISSKKSLKDHLHEQVLILDIDEYMKNICDYIIESIDSKGYLDISLEALSNEINISDDLAEDALYIVQNLDPVGIGARDLKECLKIQLMHKGILDEVLEVIVNEHLEDIAENKYNNIAKKLGISVQDSQEYGDLIKTLEPKPSRGFYTGDEEKFIIPDAEIRKLNDEFIIIMNERVLPSLTINPLYKEIISQSKDKDAESYVKDKIDSAMFLIKSIEQRKSTLHKVLERIVDKQKEYFEKGEQYLRPMTLKEIAEELDIHESTVSRAIKEKYILISRGTIKIKDMFTTGIQAQGSGEDLAVINIKNAIKELVDAEDKRKPLSDQAICDELNKKEMNISRRTVAKYREEIGIKSSSKRKRF
- a CDS encoding sugar-binding transcriptional regulator produces the protein MQEILKLQKKIVPELVELLEKRYSILRAIYYNQPIGRRILANMLSLGERIVRTEINFLKSQGLIEINTPGMTVTKDGEEILENLKGFIHEIKGLSDVEEFIRKSLGTKKVIVVPGDMDIDNSIIKELGKAAANYAKSIIKSGNIIAITGGSTIKEVIDNFPKMSNIHNAMVVPARGGMGKKVETQANTLAARLAEKLNGSYKMLHVPENLSEEILETIIQEKEIKDVIDTIHKADVLVYGIGRADKMALKRGLSQEQFDRLTSLGAVGEAFGFYFDKQAKVISVNQTLGININDVNKISTHIAVAGGKNKVEAILATELNKSNGVLITDEGAAMKIIEYLSGSNNQE
- the gap gene encoding type I glyceraldehyde-3-phosphate dehydrogenase encodes the protein MANIKVAINGFGRIGRLAFRQMFGAEGYDVVAINDLTDPKMLAHLLKYDSSQGRYDGTVEVKESSIVVNGKEIQIYAKADAATLPWGEIGVDVVLECTGFYVSKAKSQAHITAGAKKVVISAPAGNDLPTVVYNVNHDILTADDHIISAASCTTNCLAPMAKALNDYATIQSGIMSTIHAYTGDQMVLDGPHRGGDFRRARAAAVNIVPNSTGAAKAIGLVIPELNGKLIGSAQRVPVPTGSTTILTSVVKGKDVTVEGINAAMKAASNESFGYTEEQLVSSDIVGMRFGSLFDATQTMVSKIGEDLYQVQTVAWYDNENSYTSQMVRTIKHFANFLK